Genomic DNA from Puntigrus tetrazona isolate hp1 chromosome 6, ASM1883169v1, whole genome shotgun sequence:
TAGACATGTGTTTATAAAGCTCCGTGGGGCGGCGACAGTGTGTTAAAAAGCAAACGAGAGCGCACGACAGAAAAACCCTCGGTTCACCCGATGTTAGGTAGGGGAGGCGGGTCGCCCTCTGCCGCTCCGTCTCCTCACCTGTATGGATGACCACTACAACCTCATCGACTCTCCCTCAGCCAGCCACAGGGGGACCAACGCAGATAACCACGGTTACGCGGAGACGGAGAAGGACATCATGACAGTTGTGGCGTGCGATAACATGCTGGAGGAGACCGCGGCGCTGCCCAGTCACCTGTCGCTGGATCGATACGAGCCGGACCACGAGTGCTGCGAGCGAGTGGTCATCAACATCTCGGGGCTGCGCTTCGAGACCCAGCTGAAAACTTTCAACCAGTTCCCGGACACGTTGCTCGGAGACCCGAAAAAAAGGATGCGCTACTTTGACCCGCTCAGAAACGAGTATTTCTTTGACAGGAACCGACCCAGCTTCGATGCCATCCTTTACTACTACCAATCCGGGGGTCGCATCCGGAGACCCGTCAACGTTCCCATTGACATCTTCTCGGAGGAAATCCGCTTTTATCAACTTGGCGAGGAAGCCATGGAGAAATTCCGCGAGGACGAGGGCTTTATCAAAGAAGAGGAGCGACCGCTGCCAAACCACGAATTTCAGAGACAGGTTTGGCTTTTGTTTGAGTACCCGGAGAGCTCTGGACCTGCCAGAGGCATTGCTATTGTGTCTGTCTTGGTTATTTTGATTTCCATTGTTATTTTCTGCTTGGAGACGCTGCCTGAGTTTAGAGATGACAAGGACCCCACGACTGTCTCGCCTATTGCGAACTCCACTGGTCCTTTCGTGTCCAGCACTTTCACAGACCCTTTCTTTGTGATAGAGACCCTTTGCATCATCTGGTTCTCTTTCGAACTGCTCGTGCGATTCTTTGCGTGCCCCAGCAAGGCtactttttccaaaaacatcaTGAATATCATTGACATTGTGGCTATTATCCCTTACTTCATCACTCTGGGGACGGAGCTGGCCGAGAGGCAGGGCAACGGCCAGCAAGCCATGTCTCTGGCCATCCTCCGCGTTATCCGTCTGGTGAGGGTCTTTCGCATTTTCAAGCTCTCGCGCCACTCCAAAGGCCTCCAGATTCTCGGCCAAACCCTCAAAGCCAGCATGCGGGAGCTGGGACTCctcatcttcttcctcttcatcgGGGTCATCTTGTTTTCCAGCGCCGTCTACTTCGCAGAGGCCGACGACCCTACCTCCAGTTTCAGCAGCATCCCTGATGCTTTCTGGTGGGCTGTGGTTACCATGACGACGGTTGGCTATGGAGACATGCATCCAGTGACCATTGGAGGCAAAATCGTGGGATCTCTGTGCGCCATCGCTGGCGTGTTGACCATTGCGCTGCCCGTACCTGTCATCGTGTCCAATTTCAATTACTTTTATCACCGGGAGACTGACGGCGAGGAGCACGCGCAGTACCTCCACGTCGGCAGCTGTCAGCATCTCAACTCCACAGAAGATCTCAAACGGACACAGAGCACATCCTCCCTCAGTAAATCGGAATACATGGTCATAGAGGAAGGAATTAATAGCGCTTTCAAACAGCCAAACTACTCCAACCAGAACAATCAAAACTGCGtgaatattaaaaagattttcacAGACGTGTAAAACATGTACAGTGCCAGACAGTCTTACAGTGATCACCACGATGGCACCGGTGCGAATGCGAGGTGCTGCTGCGTTATTTGGGTACAACGGGCCTAAAAACCCCCTTTTGAGGGAAaaagttacctttttttttttttttttggtcggGTTCCAAAGTATGGATTTATTTCTGCTGAATGTAGATGGAGCTTTATCGTTTGAATAAAGTAAATGCTACAAGTAGTTTGTTTGGATTAAATAAAGGCAGCTAGAAGGAAGAATTTATCACTGTATGCAAAAACTTTTGATATAGCAAGATATTTTCAGAGTAACATGCAGCCAATGGTGTagctatttttagtttatttactgGCTTTTGGCATTTCATGGAGTTACAGTGTAATCGCAGtcagatttcatatttttaactaTAGGATTTAACATAAATTCACTTTGCACGTATGTAACAAAATGAGTCCCTCCCAATTATAGAATACAATTAGTTGCACTCCAGGTAATCTGCACTATCATCCTTTACCAACTTAACTGAGTTTTCGGGTATTCAACAGGTACTGAAAACCTCTtgctataaattaaataaccGTAATGATTTCTATTAGCTCCATCAGTCTGAAAAACTAAACAAGCATTTTCTTACTGCGCCCTTCAAGATTCAGTCTTTTGTCGTTGCACACCTTATGAATGAGGAACAACAGGTGTTTAAGAAAGCGCTGTGGTAGTTTTTGTTGCTACTCTGTGTTTTGGGAGTATGTAAATCACAAGGGCCTTTTACCCCGAGGGGCCTTTAGATCCGTTGTACCCTACATCTTACGGAAAAGCCAGCATATTACGCTAAAGTAAAGCAGGGCGCTTTTTTTTACTAGAAAGGTGCCAAACTCCGATTCACGTGTTGCATCCGTCTACAGCACAAAGGATAAGGTTCAGGTCAGGGACTAAAAAGAAGAAGCACCCATACTGCAAATATTGTGCTCGTAAGTCTGCGTTTGTTATCAGTGTTAACATATAATCATCATAATACGTTAGTATTCGCAATATCTTACGTTTTGTGGCAAAGTGAAACAACCGAATACGTGTCGCTGTTAATGTGAGCAAACTGAAGGTGATGCTGTGTTGATCATATGTATTTTGTTGAATATATGAGTGATTCTTCAATTAGGGGATACATTTAATCGTAGATTTTAATAGGTCTCTTTAATTGCTTTTTCATAATTGTAAGAGTgctgaaatgttacatttgccAGAATTGTCTTATACCCAGACTCTGATAACTGCTCCTCTGaagtcatttataaaatgcattcaaatcagGGACAATTTAAGTACTTTTTAAGTAAATtgctatttatgtttaaaatttgccaatattttacaacaaagaATTGCTTGACCCCAATACTACTGTAATTTTGTACATCAGTTAACTTACTTTACGTTTTTCAAGAAAATGTTTCCTAGTTTTGAAGTGCATGACAGAATATCATTAATTTTAGGAATTAAGAAGAAATCACAGCTTTAGAGTAGATTTATATTAGGCGTCATAACCAAACATTATTATTCgaatttttgtttgcatttttattaattatggtAATTTGCTCATTAAGATAAAGACCATCTGATCTGTATTCCgtgataattaatataaattaacacAGGTTTCTAAAAGTGCCCCTAATTGAAGAATCACCAAAACATCTCAGTGCAGACTTCATTTAAACGCAGTGAatgtggaaaagaaaaacaatacgTTTTGTTAATAATGTAATCAAAACTTTGTGTGTCTATTGAATCTGACTTGCTTGTACCAAATGATATTGGTTAATACTGAATGAAagcaaatatatctttattttgtgatcAAGTTGGGCGAAAATGTAGTCATCTCCAGATTATGTAAAACTCAAATCACGTCTAGCCTATAAATAGAGCGTTCGAGATTTTCCTCAAAGCGAGACGTCACAGCGCTTCTGgattctgggggaaaaaaaataggaaGCATCTGAAAAGGTGGCTCGGATCGTGGTGGAAAAACGCGGCATGGGAGACTACCAGATCACAGACTGAAAGACTGAGAGATCACGCCTTGAGTCCGCCTTGTGATGCAGTCTCCATGGCGACTACTGTTTCCTGGGTAACCCCCTTAATGTTACCATGACATCCTCCCCCGTTGTCAGAGCAACGCTCCAGATGGTTCACAAAGCCTGACTGGCAAAATAGAGCGCGAGAATTGCCATCAGAAAAGGATCTCGATCCTTTATTGGATGTATCTCCTAACATTTTACAGCCTTGATCTAACgtttaaaaatgttgcaaaGCAGCTTCCTCGAATCGTTTGGGTTTGTAAACCATCCAGAGCCGATGCACTCCcacatattttcctttttttaatcgtTTACAAGCGACTGAATGCGTTGCATGGGAGAAATGATTGACGTTGACAAAACAGAGCGAAAGCATGCCGTGCATGCAAAATGCAAGCGGTGCATGAAGTAGGTTGCGGTGGCTCGGGCGCTTTCTCTTTGTAGCTGTCAAAGCGTGATTGTGTATAGGTTATGGGCGCACTCAGGCGTTCCCTGTTCGGTTCTCCCGTGGTGAAGACAGGACGAGAGGTGCAGCGTGAGCTGATTACCGGAGGTTTCACGCTGACGCTCCCGTTGACGGGTGTTAGGGGCCACGCGGCAGTCCGCCAGACACTTTCCAAGCGCTCAGTCAGAGACGATCATTCTCAACCTGTAGACCTGTGCGCTTCACCCAGTCATCTGCGCTCTCAGACCTGGTCGTCATTTCACACTACCCATAGAGCGGAGTTATTCAATTCATTCATGAAGGAAACACGTATAAactaattatttgtaaatcaaaacaaatctgcatgtaatttattgctCGATGGGATCTAATTATATGTACACGTTAATAACACCAGGTATGTGATGCATTGACTGGTGTGAATCTAATAGGTACTTGCTGACTTGTTGCTCAGTGCTGCCATCAAGTGACAAGATCGTGCACTGCTCTATTCGACAAAGTATTCCTGTGCAAATCTGGGAAAGCCGGGTTTAACTTTCCGAACGAAATATCTGGCAACAATGCCATTTAGATGcactaaatgctttttttttttctaatgcatttttttttaatagaccCTATGGGCCCCCAAATGTGATCTAACTCGTTTGAGGGTCCCTCATGCTGAAATTTAAAAGGCAtctatatagtttattttttggtataaataatctatttatattgtgaaaatgtATATCATTAATGTCtacactgtaaataatttttacctCAATCTATATAACTTAAGCTCAGTTGCTGCAAGAattagtcatttaaatgtaaaattacattaagccatcatttttacagaataaatacatttagtaatatttagaaaatgtttaacTTCTATTAATTTCCATTATTATATTGTAGCCATAACATtgataatatgaattatttcttcactttttctgtatgcctatttttttattttgttttcatattgagcatatgtatatctatctatctatctatctatctatctatctatctatctatctatctatctatatactctatctatctatctatgctcaatatgaaaacaaaataaaaaatagatagatagatagatagatagatagatagatagatagatagatagatagatagatagatattactatgatatacatacaattatttatgtatttattttatcttttaccATTTTTACTTTGAATTTCTCCTAATCCCCCTAAAAACTAgcaaaataaattcagcctaatttatttttccctcacatcctcaaaaaacatttttttccctctctctgaaACATTCAAACATCCCTGTGACTAGGAAGGGCTCAGCTGTGATCAGCTGTGAAGGATGATTTCTTATTATAGTGTACGTGTGTTCGTTTGGTGCCTGCGCTGACTCTCACATTCGCTAGCTGTTATATCCGAGGTGTTAACACAGAGAGCTTGCTGTCTGAGGTGTTGTGGCTTGCATGACACCCCTCAAAATTCAGGTTGACATCTTCATCCTAAGACTCACAAGTCCATTAACTCTTTCCTAAAGGTGCTTATAACTGTGCCTTCTTCAAGAAAGTTAACCACCTTTTGTGTTTCTTTCAAGGAAACACCCGGGATGTCTGTTCACTGGAATTCTGGAGTTTGCCGTCAATAGATATGAAACGTGCTTGTGACGTATTCCAAAACAACGAAGACAACAGGATTTAGAAGGTAAACGTCTTGTACTTTTTCTGGATATTGTTGTGCTATCCAGCATTATTGATGTACCTTAAAATGCAGATGATTCTTATCATAGCTGTTTAAACCAATATATCAAATACATTACCAGTCAAAGTctctttatttgatcaaaaatacagcaaaaatattagaatgtgGCCATtagaatattattacaattttaattgaatatatgttaaaatgtaatttattcctgtgatcgaagctgaattttcatcattactccagtcttaagtgtcacatgatcctcaaaaaacatttcttagaaTTATTGAAAACAGTGGAAACACTATATACATGGCAGtctttgataaatataatgaatagaatattttaaatagaaattgcTTGTAGAATTAAAAACGTTAGCAATCAATATCAAGCATCTGAATGCATATTTAtgcttactgaataaaattattgattaccttttatataaaagaagttaatgaaaaaacataaaatatgtaggTCATAtagctgttgttttttatatcttttaagaCCGATGCTGTAACGTGTGGAagataaatgaatcatttagcaTGAGATTGTATTGTGgtgaatgtttttatgcactgtattgatttacagataaaatgctgtttgctctacagagcgaaaaaaaaatataacctCTAATCTAACCTAATTCTCATTAGATTAATATATAGTCATTTTCGGTAAACTCATCTCATATGGTGCtgaaaaaacatatacaaatcAGATTAATCATAGCTTTGGCTGATTCCCGTTTGAATgtaagctttattttttgttacatgtttcttttaacaaaaatattaatcaacacaactgttttcaatactgataagaataataaatgtttctttgagcagcagatttctgaaggatcgtgagACATTAATGGCCAGAGCAATGGGTGCTGAAATTCAGCTTGGTctttgtcacggtgtggttaaGGGAAGGAGTGCTTGACAAGAATATAAATctttacagttttaatctttcacaaaagagtaaataataatactgcaggcaggcaggcagactaGAACCACACATAATCAAAGACGAGACCGGACGATTTAACAAAAGACAAACTTATAAAGCCTaaagtaaatgacataattaactgaACACACCTGAATACATtgagacaattaactgaaagtagggcacacagagcatgtgggacaagaaaaaacaacaacagagtcCAAATATGTGACAGTCTtcgcataaataaatacaattttaaaatacattcaaataaacaaaaatcagtAGTAACATGATACAatatttttcctgtattttctCTAAACAGATATACAGCATCAgaaatcaaaatatcaaaaatataaaagcatcaaacttttgaacagtagtgtgtgCCATGAACTTTGCATGATTAAGAAAACGTTTATAATTTCCATTTACAGAATTGTAGCGGTCATGAATGCGTGCACAGGCCATAAATGTCTTTCAGGCGAATCGGCTCAAATAAGCGTCAGATCGAATTCCAGAGGTGTCGGATTCATATCCGAACGACTCTGCCACAATTTATGCTCTTCAGGTGTACGATTGCAAGACTGTTTTCCtttgataatataaaaacaaatataaattgatGTCCTTTCACAGATGATTATgcaaagttttttgtttacttaacCTCGAAGGCTCCGGTAAATAGAGCAGATTCTTTTCATTTATGCTGCCTTAATTCCTGAAGCTCTTGGCGTTGTTGTGTTACTGGA
This window encodes:
- the kcna3a gene encoding potassium voltage-gated channel subfamily A member 3, which gives rise to MDDHYNLIDSPSASHRGTNADNHGYAETEKDIMTVVACDNMLEETAALPSHLSLDRYEPDHECCERVVINISGLRFETQLKTFNQFPDTLLGDPKKRMRYFDPLRNEYFFDRNRPSFDAILYYYQSGGRIRRPVNVPIDIFSEEIRFYQLGEEAMEKFREDEGFIKEEERPLPNHEFQRQVWLLFEYPESSGPARGIAIVSVLVILISIVIFCLETLPEFRDDKDPTTVSPIANSTGPFVSSTFTDPFFVIETLCIIWFSFELLVRFFACPSKATFSKNIMNIIDIVAIIPYFITLGTELAERQGNGQQAMSLAILRVIRLVRVFRIFKLSRHSKGLQILGQTLKASMRELGLLIFFLFIGVILFSSAVYFAEADDPTSSFSSIPDAFWWAVVTMTTVGYGDMHPVTIGGKIVGSLCAIAGVLTIALPVPVIVSNFNYFYHRETDGEEHAQYLHVGSCQHLNSTEDLKRTQSTSSLSKSEYMVIEEGINSAFKQPNYSNQNNQNCVNIKKIFTDV